A portion of the Homo sapiens chromosome 16, GRCh38.p14 Primary Assembly genome contains these proteins:
- the TAF1C gene encoding TATA box-binding protein-associated factor RNA polymerase I subunit C isoform X3, which yields MMDFPSSLRPALFLTGPLGLSDVPDLSFMCSWRDALTLPEAQPQNSENGALHVTKDLLWEPATPGPLPMLPPLIDPWDPGLTARDLLFRGGCRYRKRPRVVLDVTEQISRFLLDHGDVAFAPLGKLMLENFKLEGAGSRTKKKTVVSVKKLLQDLGGHQPWGCPWAYLSNRQRRFSILGGPILGTSVASHLAELLHEELVLRWEQLLLDEACTGGALAWVPGRTPQFGQLVYPAGGAQDRLHFQEVVLTPGDNPQFLGKPGRIQLQGPVRQVVTCTVQGETLLAVRSDYHCAVWKFGKQWQPTLLQAMQVEKGATGISLSPHLPGELAICSRSGAVCLWSPEDGLRQIYRDPETLVFRDSSSWRWADFTAHPRVLTVGDRTGVKMLDTQGPPGCGLLLFRLGAEASCQKGERVLLTQYLGHSSPKCLPPTLHLVCTQFSLYLVDERLPLVPMLKWNHGLPSPLLLARLLPPPRPSCVQPLLLGGQGGQLQLLHLAGEGASVPRLAGPPQSLPSRIDSLPAFPLLEPKIQWRLQERLKAPTIGLAAVVPPLPSAPTPGLVLFQLSAAGDVFYQQLRPQVDSSLRRDAGPPGDTQPDCHAPTASWTSQDTAGCSQWLKALLKVPLAPPVWTAPTFTHRQMLGSTELRREEEEGQRLGVLRKAMARGQLLLQRDLGSLPAAEPPPAPESGLEDKLSERLGEAWAGRGAAWWERQQGRTSEPGRQTRRPKRRTQLSSSFSLSGHVDPSEDTSSPHSPEWPPADALPLPPTTPPSQELTPDACAQGVPSEQRQMLRDYMAKLPPQRDTPGCATTPPHSQASSVRATRSQQHTPVLSSSQPLRKKPRMGF from the exons GATGGACTTCCCCAGCTCCCTCCGCCCTGCATTGTTTCTGACCGGCCCCCTTGGTCTGAGCGACGTCCCTGACCTCTCTTTCATGTGCAGCTGGCGAGACGCACTGACTCTGCCAGAGGCCCAGCCCCAGAACTCAGAG AATGGGGCACTGCATGTGACCAAGGACCTGCTGTGGGAGCCGGCAACCCCTGGGCCTCTCCCCATGCTGCCTCCCCTCATCG ATCCCTGGGACCCTGGCCTGACTGCCCGGGACCTGCTTTTCCGCGGAGGGTGCCGGTATCGGAAGCGGCCCCGAGTCGTGCTGGATGTGACTGAGCAG ATCAGCCGGTTCCTCTTGGATCATGGAGACGTAGCCTTTGCGCCCCTGGGGAAGCTGATGCTGGAGAATTTCAAGCTGGAGGGAGCGGGG AGCCGCACTAAGAAGAAGACAGTGGTCAGTGTGAAGAAGCTGCTCCAGGACCTCGGTGGACACCAGCCCTGGGG GTGTCCCTGGGCTTACCTCAGCAACCGACAGCGCCGCTTCTCTATCCTCGGGGGCCCCATCCTGGGCACGTCGGTGGCGAGCCACTTGGCAGAGCTGCTGCACGAGGAGCTGGTGCTGCGGTGGGAGCAGCTGCTTCTGGATGAGGCCTGCACTGGGGGCGCGCTGGCCTGGGTTCCTGGAAGGACACCCCAGTTCGGGCAGCTGGTCTACCCTGCTGGAGGCGCCCAGGACAGGCTGC ATTTCCAAGAGGTCGTTCTGACCCCAGGTGACAATCCCCAATTCCTTGGGAAACCTGGACGCATCCAGCTCCAGGGACCTGTCCGGCAAGTGGTGACATGCACCGTCCAGGGAGAAA CTCTGCTGGCCGTCCGCTCTGACTACCACTGTGCCGTGTGGAAGTTTGGTAAACAGTGGCAGCCAACCCTTCTGCAGGCAATGCAGGTGGAGAAAGGGGCCACGGGGATCAGCCTCAG CCCTCACCTGCCCGGGGAGCTGGCCATCTGCAGCCGCTCGGGAGCCGTCTGCCTGTGGAGCCCTGAGGATGG GCTGCGGCAAATCTACAGGGACCCTGAGACCCTCGTGTTCCGGGACTCCTCTTCGTGGCGTTGGGCAGACTTCACTGCGCACCCTCGGGTGCTGACCGTGGGTGACCGCACCGGAGTGAAGATGCTGGACACTCAG GGCCCGCCGGGCTGTGGTCTGTTGCTTTTTCGTTTGGGGGCAGAGGCTTCGTGCCAGAAAGGGGAACGTGTCCTGCTTACCCAGTACCTGGGGCACTCCAGCCCCAAATGCCTCCCCCCTACTCTTCATCTCGTCTGTACCCAG TTCTCTCTCTACCTAGTGGACGAGCGCCTTCCCCTGGTGCCGATGCTGAAGTGGAACCATGGCCTCCCCTCCCCGCTCCTGCTGGCCCGACTGCTGCCTCCGCCCCGGCCCAGCTGCGTGCAGCCCCTGCTCCtcggaggccagggtgggcagctgcagctgctgcacctggcAG GAGAAGGGGCGTCGGTGCCCCGCCTGGCAGGCCCCCCCCAGTCTCTTCCTTCCAGGATCGACTCCCTCCCTGCATTTCCTCTGCTGGAGCCTAAGATCCAGTGGCGGCTGCAGGAGCGCCTGAAAGCACCGACCATAG GTCTGGCTGCCGTCGTCCCGCCCTTGCCCTCAGCGCCCACACCAGGCCTGGTGCTCTTCCAGCTCTCGGCGGCGGGAGATGTCTTCTACCAGCAGCTCCGCCCCCAGGTGGACTCCAGCCTCCGCAGAGATGCTGGGCCTCCTGGCGACACCCAACCTGACTGCCATGCCCCCACAGCTTCCTGGACCTCCCAGGACACTGCCGGCTGCAGCCAGTGGCTGAAGGCCCTGCTAAAAGTGCCCCTGGCTCCTCCTGTGTGGACAGCACCCACCTTCACCCACCGCCAGATGCTGGGCAGCACAGAGCTgcggagggaggaagaggaagggcagCGGCTGGGTGTGCTCCGCAAGGCCATGGCCCGAGGGCAGCTCCTGCTGCAGAGAGACCTGGGCTCCCTCCCTGCGGCAGAGCCACCCCCTGCACCCGAGTCAGGCCTAGAGGACAAGCTCAGTGAGCGCCTGGGGGAAGCCTGGGCAGGCCGAGGGGCTGCCTGGTGGGAGAGGCAGCAGGGCAGGACCTCGGAGCCCGGGAGACAGACCAGGCGGCCCAAGCGCCGGACCCAGCTGTCCAGCAGCTTTTCGCTCAGTGGCCATGTGGATCCCTCAGAGGACACCAGCTCCCCTCATAGCCCTGAGTGGCCACCTGCTGATGCTCTGCCCCTGCCCCCCACGACCCCGCCCTCCCAGGAGTTGACTCCGGATGCATGCGCCCAGGGCGTCCCATCAGAGCAGCGGCAGATGCTCCGTGACTACATGGCCAAGCTACCACCCCAGAGGGACACCCCaggctgtgccaccacacctccccactcccaggcCTCCAGCGTCCGGGCCACTCGCTCCCAGCAGCACACACCCGTCCTCTCTAGCTCTCAGCCCCTCCGGAAGAAGCCTCGAATGGGCTTCTGA
- the TAF1C gene encoding TATA box-binding protein-associated factor RNA polymerase I subunit C isoform X6: protein MLPPLIDPWDPGLTARDLLFRGGCRYRKRPRVVLDVTEQISRFLLDHGDVAFAPLGKLMLENFKLEGAGSRTKKKTVVSVKKLLQDLGGHQPWGCPWAYLSNRQRRFSILGGPILGTSVASHLAELLHEELVLRWEQLLLDEACTGGALAWVPGRTPQFGQLVYPAGGAQDRLHFQEVVLTPGDNPQFLGKPGRIQLQGPVRQVVTCTVQGETLLAVRSDYHCAVWKFGKQWQPTLLQAMQVEKGATGISLSPHLPGELAICSRSGAVCLWSPEDGLRQIYRDPETLVFRDSSSWRWADFTAHPRVLTVGDRTGVKMLDTQGPPGCGLLLFRLGAEASCQKGERVLLTQYLGHSSPKCLPPTLHLVCTQFSLYLVDERLPLVPMLKWNHGLPSPLLLARLLPPPRPSCVQPLLLGGQGGQLQLLHLAGEGASVPRLAGPPQSLPSRIDSLPAFPLLEPKIQWRLQERLKAPTIGLAAVVPPLPSAPTPGLVLFQLSAAGDVFYQQLRPQVDSSLRRDAGPPGDTQPDCHAPTASWTSQDTAGCSQWLKALLKVPLAPPVWTAPTFTHRQMLGSTELRREEEEGQRLGVLRKAMARGQLLLQRDLGSLPAAEPPPAPESGLEDKLSERLGEAWAGRGAAWWERQQGRTSEPGRQTRRPKRRTQLSSSFSLSGHVDPSEDTSSPHSPEWPPADALPLPPTTPPSQELTPDACAQGVPSEQRQMLRDYMAKLPPQRDTPGCATTPPHSQASSVRATRSQQHTPVLSSSQPLRKKPRMGF from the exons ATGCTGCCTCCCCTCATCG ATCCCTGGGACCCTGGCCTGACTGCCCGGGACCTGCTTTTCCGCGGAGGGTGCCGGTATCGGAAGCGGCCCCGAGTCGTGCTGGATGTGACTGAGCAG ATCAGCCGGTTCCTCTTGGATCATGGAGACGTAGCCTTTGCGCCCCTGGGGAAGCTGATGCTGGAGAATTTCAAGCTGGAGGGAGCGGGG AGCCGCACTAAGAAGAAGACAGTGGTCAGTGTGAAGAAGCTGCTCCAGGACCTCGGTGGACACCAGCCCTGGGG GTGTCCCTGGGCTTACCTCAGCAACCGACAGCGCCGCTTCTCTATCCTCGGGGGCCCCATCCTGGGCACGTCGGTGGCGAGCCACTTGGCAGAGCTGCTGCACGAGGAGCTGGTGCTGCGGTGGGAGCAGCTGCTTCTGGATGAGGCCTGCACTGGGGGCGCGCTGGCCTGGGTTCCTGGAAGGACACCCCAGTTCGGGCAGCTGGTCTACCCTGCTGGAGGCGCCCAGGACAGGCTGC ATTTCCAAGAGGTCGTTCTGACCCCAGGTGACAATCCCCAATTCCTTGGGAAACCTGGACGCATCCAGCTCCAGGGACCTGTCCGGCAAGTGGTGACATGCACCGTCCAGGGAGAAA CTCTGCTGGCCGTCCGCTCTGACTACCACTGTGCCGTGTGGAAGTTTGGTAAACAGTGGCAGCCAACCCTTCTGCAGGCAATGCAGGTGGAGAAAGGGGCCACGGGGATCAGCCTCAG CCCTCACCTGCCCGGGGAGCTGGCCATCTGCAGCCGCTCGGGAGCCGTCTGCCTGTGGAGCCCTGAGGATGG GCTGCGGCAAATCTACAGGGACCCTGAGACCCTCGTGTTCCGGGACTCCTCTTCGTGGCGTTGGGCAGACTTCACTGCGCACCCTCGGGTGCTGACCGTGGGTGACCGCACCGGAGTGAAGATGCTGGACACTCAG GGCCCGCCGGGCTGTGGTCTGTTGCTTTTTCGTTTGGGGGCAGAGGCTTCGTGCCAGAAAGGGGAACGTGTCCTGCTTACCCAGTACCTGGGGCACTCCAGCCCCAAATGCCTCCCCCCTACTCTTCATCTCGTCTGTACCCAG TTCTCTCTCTACCTAGTGGACGAGCGCCTTCCCCTGGTGCCGATGCTGAAGTGGAACCATGGCCTCCCCTCCCCGCTCCTGCTGGCCCGACTGCTGCCTCCGCCCCGGCCCAGCTGCGTGCAGCCCCTGCTCCtcggaggccagggtgggcagctgcagctgctgcacctggcAG GAGAAGGGGCGTCGGTGCCCCGCCTGGCAGGCCCCCCCCAGTCTCTTCCTTCCAGGATCGACTCCCTCCCTGCATTTCCTCTGCTGGAGCCTAAGATCCAGTGGCGGCTGCAGGAGCGCCTGAAAGCACCGACCATAG GTCTGGCTGCCGTCGTCCCGCCCTTGCCCTCAGCGCCCACACCAGGCCTGGTGCTCTTCCAGCTCTCGGCGGCGGGAGATGTCTTCTACCAGCAGCTCCGCCCCCAGGTGGACTCCAGCCTCCGCAGAGATGCTGGGCCTCCTGGCGACACCCAACCTGACTGCCATGCCCCCACAGCTTCCTGGACCTCCCAGGACACTGCCGGCTGCAGCCAGTGGCTGAAGGCCCTGCTAAAAGTGCCCCTGGCTCCTCCTGTGTGGACAGCACCCACCTTCACCCACCGCCAGATGCTGGGCAGCACAGAGCTgcggagggaggaagaggaagggcagCGGCTGGGTGTGCTCCGCAAGGCCATGGCCCGAGGGCAGCTCCTGCTGCAGAGAGACCTGGGCTCCCTCCCTGCGGCAGAGCCACCCCCTGCACCCGAGTCAGGCCTAGAGGACAAGCTCAGTGAGCGCCTGGGGGAAGCCTGGGCAGGCCGAGGGGCTGCCTGGTGGGAGAGGCAGCAGGGCAGGACCTCGGAGCCCGGGAGACAGACCAGGCGGCCCAAGCGCCGGACCCAGCTGTCCAGCAGCTTTTCGCTCAGTGGCCATGTGGATCCCTCAGAGGACACCAGCTCCCCTCATAGCCCTGAGTGGCCACCTGCTGATGCTCTGCCCCTGCCCCCCACGACCCCGCCCTCCCAGGAGTTGACTCCGGATGCATGCGCCCAGGGCGTCCCATCAGAGCAGCGGCAGATGCTCCGTGACTACATGGCCAAGCTACCACCCCAGAGGGACACCCCaggctgtgccaccacacctccccactcccaggcCTCCAGCGTCCGGGCCACTCGCTCCCAGCAGCACACACCCGTCCTCTCTAGCTCTCAGCCCCTCCGGAAGAAGCCTCGAATGGGCTTCTGA
- the TAF1C gene encoding TATA box-binding protein-associated factor RNA polymerase I subunit C isoform 6 (isoform 6 is encoded by transcript variant 7) — protein sequence MLKWNHGLPSPLLLARLLPPPRPSCVQPLLLGGQGGQLQLLHLAEGASVPRLAGPPQSLPSRIDSLPAFPLLEPKIQWRLQERLKAPTIGLAAVVPPLPSAPTPGLVLFQLSAAGDVFYQQLRPQVDSSLRRDAGPPGDTQPDCHAPTASWTSQDTAGCSQWLKALLKVPLAPPVWTAPTFTHRQMLGSTELRREEEEGQRLGVLRKAMARGQLLLQRDLGSLPAAEPPPAPESGLEDKLSERLGEAWAGRGAAWWERQQGRTSEPGRQTRRPKRRTQLSSSFSLSGHVDPSEDTSSPHSPEWPPADALPLPPTTPPSQELTPDACAQGVPSEQRQMLRDYMAKLPPQRDTPGCATTPPHSQASSVRATRSQQHTPVLSSSQPLRKKPRMGF from the exons ATGCTGAAGTGGAACCATGGCCTCCCCTCCCCGCTCCTGCTGGCCCGACTGCTGCCTCCGCCCCGGCCCAGCTGCGTGCAGCCCCTGCTCCtcggaggccagggtgggcagctgcagctgctgcacctggcAG AAGGGGCGTCGGTGCCCCGCCTGGCAGGCCCCCCCCAGTCTCTTCCTTCCAGGATCGACTCCCTCCCTGCATTTCCTCTGCTGGAGCCTAAGATCCAGTGGCGGCTGCAGGAGCGCCTGAAAGCACCGACCATAG GTCTGGCTGCCGTCGTCCCGCCCTTGCCCTCAGCGCCCACACCAGGCCTGGTGCTCTTCCAGCTCTCGGCGGCGGGAGATGTCTTCTACCAGCAGCTCCGCCCCCAGGTGGACTCCAGCCTCCGCAGAGATGCTGGGCCTCCTGGCGACACCCAACCTGACTGCCATGCCCCCACAGCTTCCTGGACCTCCCAGGACACTGCCGGCTGCAGCCAGTGGCTGAAGGCCCTGCTAAAAGTGCCCCTGGCTCCTCCTGTGTGGACAGCACCCACCTTCACCCACCGCCAGATGCTGGGCAGCACAGAGCTgcggagggaggaagaggaagggcagCGGCTGGGTGTGCTCCGCAAGGCCATGGCCCGAGGGCAGCTCCTGCTGCAGAGAGACCTGGGCTCCCTCCCTGCGGCAGAGCCACCCCCTGCACCCGAGTCAGGCCTAGAGGACAAGCTCAGTGAGCGCCTGGGGGAAGCCTGGGCAGGCCGAGGGGCTGCCTGGTGGGAGAGGCAGCAGGGCAGGACCTCGGAGCCCGGGAGACAGACCAGGCGGCCCAAGCGCCGGACCCAGCTGTCCAGCAGCTTTTCGCTCAGTGGCCATGTGGATCCCTCAGAGGACACCAGCTCCCCTCATAGCCCTGAGTGGCCACCTGCTGATGCTCTGCCCCTGCCCCCCACGACCCCGCCCTCCCAGGAGTTGACTCCGGATGCATGCGCCCAGGGCGTCCCATCAGAGCAGCGGCAGATGCTCCGTGACTACATGGCCAAGCTACCACCCCAGAGGGACACCCCaggctgtgccaccacacctccccactcccaggcCTCCAGCGTCCGGGCCACTCGCTCCCAGCAGCACACACCCGTCCTCTCTAGCTCTCAGCCCCTCCGGAAGAAGCCTCGAATGGGCTTCTGA
- the TAF1C gene encoding TATA box-binding protein-associated factor RNA polymerase I subunit C isoform X5, with product MLPPLIDPWDPGLTARDLLFRGGCRYRKRPRVVLDVTEQISRFLLDHGDVAFAPLGKLMLENFKLEGAGSRTKKKTVVSVKKLLQDLGGHQPWGCPWAYLSNRQRRFSILGGPILGTSVASHLAELLHEELVLRWEQLLLDEACTGGALAWVPGRTPQFGQLVYPAGGAQDRLHFQEVVLTPGDNPQFLGKPGRIQLQGPVRQVVTCTVQGESKALIYTFLPHWLTCYLTPGPFHPSSALLAVRSDYHCAVWKFGKQWQPTLLQAMQVEKGATGISLSPHLPGELAICSRSGAVCLWSPEDGLRQIYRDPETLVFRDSSSWRWADFTAHPRVLTVGDRTGVKMLDTQGPPGCGLLLFRLGAEASCQKGERVLLTQYLGHSSPKCLPPTLHLVCTQFSLYLVDERLPLVPMLKWNHGLPSPLLLARLLPPPRPSCVQPLLLGGQGGQLQLLHLAGEGASVPRLAGPPQSLPSRIDSLPAFPLLEPKIQWRLQERLKAPTIGLAAVVPPLPSAPTPGLVLFQLSAAGDVFYQQLRPQVDSSLRRDAGPPGDTQPDCHAPTASWTSQDTAGCSQWLKALLKVPLAPPVWTAPTFTHRQMLGSTELRREEEEGQRLGVLRKAMARGQLLLQRDLGSLPAAEPPPAPESGLEDKLSERLGEAWAGRGAAWWERQQGRTSEPGRQTRRPKRRTQLSSSFSLSGHVDPSEDTSSPHSPEWPPADALPLPPTTPPSQELTPDACAQGVPSEQRQMLRDYMAKLPPQRDTPGCATTPPHSQASSVRATRSQQHTPVLSSSQPLRKKPRMGF from the exons ATGCTGCCTCCCCTCATCG ATCCCTGGGACCCTGGCCTGACTGCCCGGGACCTGCTTTTCCGCGGAGGGTGCCGGTATCGGAAGCGGCCCCGAGTCGTGCTGGATGTGACTGAGCAG ATCAGCCGGTTCCTCTTGGATCATGGAGACGTAGCCTTTGCGCCCCTGGGGAAGCTGATGCTGGAGAATTTCAAGCTGGAGGGAGCGGGG AGCCGCACTAAGAAGAAGACAGTGGTCAGTGTGAAGAAGCTGCTCCAGGACCTCGGTGGACACCAGCCCTGGGG GTGTCCCTGGGCTTACCTCAGCAACCGACAGCGCCGCTTCTCTATCCTCGGGGGCCCCATCCTGGGCACGTCGGTGGCGAGCCACTTGGCAGAGCTGCTGCACGAGGAGCTGGTGCTGCGGTGGGAGCAGCTGCTTCTGGATGAGGCCTGCACTGGGGGCGCGCTGGCCTGGGTTCCTGGAAGGACACCCCAGTTCGGGCAGCTGGTCTACCCTGCTGGAGGCGCCCAGGACAGGCTGC ATTTCCAAGAGGTCGTTCTGACCCCAGGTGACAATCCCCAATTCCTTGGGAAACCTGGACGCATCCAGCTCCAGGGACCTGTCCGGCAAGTGGTGACATGCACCGTCCAGGGAGAAAGTAAGGCCCTTATATACACTTTCCTCCCTCACTGGCTGACCTGCTACCTGACCCCTGGCCCTTTCCATCCCTCCTCAGCTCTGCTGGCCGTCCGCTCTGACTACCACTGTGCCGTGTGGAAGTTTGGTAAACAGTGGCAGCCAACCCTTCTGCAGGCAATGCAGGTGGAGAAAGGGGCCACGGGGATCAGCCTCAG CCCTCACCTGCCCGGGGAGCTGGCCATCTGCAGCCGCTCGGGAGCCGTCTGCCTGTGGAGCCCTGAGGATGG GCTGCGGCAAATCTACAGGGACCCTGAGACCCTCGTGTTCCGGGACTCCTCTTCGTGGCGTTGGGCAGACTTCACTGCGCACCCTCGGGTGCTGACCGTGGGTGACCGCACCGGAGTGAAGATGCTGGACACTCAG GGCCCGCCGGGCTGTGGTCTGTTGCTTTTTCGTTTGGGGGCAGAGGCTTCGTGCCAGAAAGGGGAACGTGTCCTGCTTACCCAGTACCTGGGGCACTCCAGCCCCAAATGCCTCCCCCCTACTCTTCATCTCGTCTGTACCCAG TTCTCTCTCTACCTAGTGGACGAGCGCCTTCCCCTGGTGCCGATGCTGAAGTGGAACCATGGCCTCCCCTCCCCGCTCCTGCTGGCCCGACTGCTGCCTCCGCCCCGGCCCAGCTGCGTGCAGCCCCTGCTCCtcggaggccagggtgggcagctgcagctgctgcacctggcAG GAGAAGGGGCGTCGGTGCCCCGCCTGGCAGGCCCCCCCCAGTCTCTTCCTTCCAGGATCGACTCCCTCCCTGCATTTCCTCTGCTGGAGCCTAAGATCCAGTGGCGGCTGCAGGAGCGCCTGAAAGCACCGACCATAG GTCTGGCTGCCGTCGTCCCGCCCTTGCCCTCAGCGCCCACACCAGGCCTGGTGCTCTTCCAGCTCTCGGCGGCGGGAGATGTCTTCTACCAGCAGCTCCGCCCCCAGGTGGACTCCAGCCTCCGCAGAGATGCTGGGCCTCCTGGCGACACCCAACCTGACTGCCATGCCCCCACAGCTTCCTGGACCTCCCAGGACACTGCCGGCTGCAGCCAGTGGCTGAAGGCCCTGCTAAAAGTGCCCCTGGCTCCTCCTGTGTGGACAGCACCCACCTTCACCCACCGCCAGATGCTGGGCAGCACAGAGCTgcggagggaggaagaggaagggcagCGGCTGGGTGTGCTCCGCAAGGCCATGGCCCGAGGGCAGCTCCTGCTGCAGAGAGACCTGGGCTCCCTCCCTGCGGCAGAGCCACCCCCTGCACCCGAGTCAGGCCTAGAGGACAAGCTCAGTGAGCGCCTGGGGGAAGCCTGGGCAGGCCGAGGGGCTGCCTGGTGGGAGAGGCAGCAGGGCAGGACCTCGGAGCCCGGGAGACAGACCAGGCGGCCCAAGCGCCGGACCCAGCTGTCCAGCAGCTTTTCGCTCAGTGGCCATGTGGATCCCTCAGAGGACACCAGCTCCCCTCATAGCCCTGAGTGGCCACCTGCTGATGCTCTGCCCCTGCCCCCCACGACCCCGCCCTCCCAGGAGTTGACTCCGGATGCATGCGCCCAGGGCGTCCCATCAGAGCAGCGGCAGATGCTCCGTGACTACATGGCCAAGCTACCACCCCAGAGGGACACCCCaggctgtgccaccacacctccccactcccaggcCTCCAGCGTCCGGGCCACTCGCTCCCAGCAGCACACACCCGTCCTCTCTAGCTCTCAGCCCCTCCGGAAGAAGCCTCGAATGGGCTTCTGA
- the TAF1C gene encoding TATA box-binding protein-associated factor RNA polymerase I subunit C isoform 5 (isoform 5 is encoded by transcript variant 6) translates to MLDTQGPPGCGLLLFRLGAEASCQKGERVLLTQYLGHSSPKCLPPTLHLVCTQFSLYLVDERLPLVPMLKWNHGLPSPLLLARLLPPPRPSCVQPLLLGGQGGQLQLLHLAGEGASVPRLAGPPQSLPSRIDSLPAFPLLEPKIQWRLQERLKAPTIGLAAVVPPLPSAPTPGLVLFQLSAAGDVFYQQLRPQVDSSLRRDAGPPGDTQPDCHAPTASWTSQDTAGCSQWLKALLKVPLAPPVWTAPTFTHRQMLGSTELRREEEEGQRLGVLRKAMARGQLLLQRDLGSLPAAEPPPAPESGLEDKLSERLGEAWAGRGAAWWERQQGRTSEPGRQTRRPKRRTQLSSSFSLSGHVDPSEDTSSPHSPEWPPADALPLPPTTPPSQELTPDACAQGVPSEQRQMLRDYMAKLPPQRDTPGCATTPPHSQASSVRATRSQQHTPVLSSSQPLRKKPRMGF, encoded by the exons ATGCTGGACACTCAG GGCCCGCCGGGCTGTGGTCTGTTGCTTTTTCGTTTGGGGGCAGAGGCTTCGTGCCAGAAAGGGGAACGTGTCCTGCTTACCCAGTACCTGGGGCACTCCAGCCCCAAATGCCTCCCCCCTACTCTTCATCTCGTCTGTACCCAG TTCTCTCTCTACCTAGTGGACGAGCGCCTTCCCCTGGTGCCGATGCTGAAGTGGAACCATGGCCTCCCCTCCCCGCTCCTGCTGGCCCGACTGCTGCCTCCGCCCCGGCCCAGCTGCGTGCAGCCCCTGCTCCtcggaggccagggtgggcagctgcagctgctgcacctggcAG GAGAAGGGGCGTCGGTGCCCCGCCTGGCAGGCCCCCCCCAGTCTCTTCCTTCCAGGATCGACTCCCTCCCTGCATTTCCTCTGCTGGAGCCTAAGATCCAGTGGCGGCTGCAGGAGCGCCTGAAAGCACCGACCATAG GTCTGGCTGCCGTCGTCCCGCCCTTGCCCTCAGCGCCCACACCAGGCCTGGTGCTCTTCCAGCTCTCGGCGGCGGGAGATGTCTTCTACCAGCAGCTCCGCCCCCAGGTGGACTCCAGCCTCCGCAGAGATGCTGGGCCTCCTGGCGACACCCAACCTGACTGCCATGCCCCCACAGCTTCCTGGACCTCCCAGGACACTGCCGGCTGCAGCCAGTGGCTGAAGGCCCTGCTAAAAGTGCCCCTGGCTCCTCCTGTGTGGACAGCACCCACCTTCACCCACCGCCAGATGCTGGGCAGCACAGAGCTgcggagggaggaagaggaagggcagCGGCTGGGTGTGCTCCGCAAGGCCATGGCCCGAGGGCAGCTCCTGCTGCAGAGAGACCTGGGCTCCCTCCCTGCGGCAGAGCCACCCCCTGCACCCGAGTCAGGCCTAGAGGACAAGCTCAGTGAGCGCCTGGGGGAAGCCTGGGCAGGCCGAGGGGCTGCCTGGTGGGAGAGGCAGCAGGGCAGGACCTCGGAGCCCGGGAGACAGACCAGGCGGCCCAAGCGCCGGACCCAGCTGTCCAGCAGCTTTTCGCTCAGTGGCCATGTGGATCCCTCAGAGGACACCAGCTCCCCTCATAGCCCTGAGTGGCCACCTGCTGATGCTCTGCCCCTGCCCCCCACGACCCCGCCCTCCCAGGAGTTGACTCCGGATGCATGCGCCCAGGGCGTCCCATCAGAGCAGCGGCAGATGCTCCGTGACTACATGGCCAAGCTACCACCCCAGAGGGACACCCCaggctgtgccaccacacctccccactcccaggcCTCCAGCGTCCGGGCCACTCGCTCCCAGCAGCACACACCCGTCCTCTCTAGCTCTCAGCCCCTCCGGAAGAAGCCTCGAATGGGCTTCTGA